In Fluviispira sanaruensis, a genomic segment contains:
- the accB gene encoding acetyl-CoA carboxylase biotin carboxyl carrier protein, translated as MIDVSKIEKLMNLMAKHGFDVVQAESSAEKISLARNVGQTSLFQPQTYAAPSVAKVASPAHAPQVNLENIASAENCNENPSTIMKTEDKNEPKKLPEGTTITSPFVGTFYRSPGPDAPVFVELGAKIKKGQSLCIVEAMKLMNEIEAEIDGEIVAILVDNAKPVEFGTPLFIVAPSK; from the coding sequence ATGATTGATGTATCTAAAATTGAAAAACTTATGAATCTTATGGCAAAACACGGTTTTGATGTCGTGCAAGCTGAATCATCCGCAGAAAAAATCTCTTTGGCAAGAAATGTGGGGCAGACTTCGCTTTTCCAACCACAAACATATGCGGCGCCATCGGTTGCAAAAGTTGCTTCTCCGGCTCATGCACCACAGGTTAATTTAGAAAATATTGCTTCTGCAGAAAATTGCAATGAAAATCCATCTACAATTATGAAAACAGAAGACAAAAATGAACCTAAAAAGTTACCAGAAGGGACAACTATCACGAGTCCATTTGTTGGTACTTTCTACAGATCTCCTGGGCCAGACGCTCCCGTTTTTGTTGAGCTGGGCGCAAAAATTAAAAAAGGGCAATCATTATGCATTGTCGAAGCTATGAAGCTCATGAATGAAATCGAAGCTGAAATTGACGGGGAGATTGTTGCTATCTTAGTCGACAATGCAAAACCTGTTGAATTCGGCACTCCGCTTTTTATTGTTGCTCCATCTAAGTAA
- the efp gene encoding elongation factor P — translation MYDTREFRRGLKVLINNDPWVIVDFQHVSPGKGAAFTRTKVKNLRTGQVVEQNIKSGDKLEKPDVEERNMQFLYADADGFNFMDTANYEQISLTNLEVGDTKNYLIENSVIKVVFFNGKPIGVETDTFVELKVVETAPGVRGDTATGGSKPATLETGLVVSVPFHINEGDVLRIDTRENVYVDRVSRK, via the coding sequence ATGTATGATACACGTGAGTTTCGTCGCGGACTCAAAGTTTTAATAAACAATGATCCTTGGGTTATCGTTGATTTTCAACATGTTAGCCCTGGAAAAGGAGCCGCTTTTACCCGCACGAAAGTGAAAAACTTACGTACAGGTCAAGTGGTTGAACAAAATATTAAGAGCGGTGATAAATTAGAAAAACCAGATGTAGAAGAAAGAAATATGCAATTTCTTTATGCAGATGCCGATGGTTTTAACTTCATGGACACAGCAAACTACGAACAAATATCACTCACAAATCTGGAAGTTGGTGATACTAAAAATTATCTAATAGAAAACTCTGTGATTAAGGTTGTCTTTTTCAATGGTAAGCCTATAGGAGTCGAAACAGACACATTTGTCGAGCTCAAAGTAGTAGAGACTGCCCCTGGTGTGCGTGGCGATACTGCTACAGGTGGAAGCAAACCCGCAACGCTTGAAACAGGACTTGTTGTGAGCGTTCCGTTTCATATCAATGAAGGCGATGTTTTGCGCATAGATACGCGTGAAAATGTTTATGTCGATCGTGTAAGTAGAAAATAA
- a CDS encoding ribonucleotide-diphosphate reductase subunit beta produces the protein MLINETKTQLMPFQYPWAWDEFKNLCKNHWLPQEVSMAQDIAQWKNQGYLTNDERHLIKKILAFFANTDVLVGDNIIMAIYKHITNPECRQYLTAQAFQESIHSWSYSHIVESLSMDQQEVFSEFKKVGTIKDKHDFQAQFLEGILNADFSTLTAEGRSLFLKNLCAYYIGMEGMQFYSAFVLLLNFKRRNLLVGTSEQLEYIVRDESLHCRFGTKLINQYISENADIWTKELQEEVRKNIEHVVELEDAFVSDALPRDVLGLSYTQFAKYIRYIADRRVESIGLEPIYGEEETPFPWMNEIMDLPKEKNFFETRVTEYQTGFGLEW, from the coding sequence ATGTTGATTAACGAAACAAAAACCCAACTTATGCCTTTTCAATATCCATGGGCTTGGGATGAATTTAAAAATCTATGCAAAAATCACTGGCTTCCACAAGAAGTTTCAATGGCGCAAGACATAGCTCAGTGGAAAAATCAAGGTTACCTTACCAATGATGAACGCCATTTGATTAAAAAAATCCTTGCATTTTTTGCTAATACCGATGTTTTAGTGGGTGATAATATTATAATGGCTATTTATAAGCACATCACAAATCCAGAATGCCGTCAGTATTTAACTGCGCAAGCATTTCAAGAGAGTATTCACTCATGGAGCTATTCGCATATTGTTGAATCTCTTTCGATGGATCAGCAAGAAGTTTTTAGCGAATTTAAAAAAGTAGGAACAATTAAAGATAAGCATGATTTTCAAGCGCAATTTCTTGAAGGTATTTTAAATGCAGATTTCTCTACTCTAACAGCAGAAGGTCGTTCTTTATTCTTAAAAAACCTATGTGCTTATTATATAGGTATGGAAGGAATGCAGTTTTACAGTGCATTTGTTTTGTTGCTTAACTTTAAGCGTCGTAATTTACTTGTTGGCACATCAGAACAACTTGAATACATCGTGCGTGATGAGAGTTTACATTGCCGTTTTGGCACAAAGCTTATCAATCAATACATATCGGAAAATGCAGATATTTGGACAAAAGAATTGCAAGAAGAAGTCAGAAAAAATATTGAGCACGTGGTTGAGCTCGAAGATGCTTTTGTTTCAGACGCATTACCTCGCGATGTGCTAGGTCTTTCCTATACTCAGTTTGCAAAATACATTCGTTATATTGCAGATAGACGAGTTGAGAGCATTGGTCTTGAGCCCATTTATGGCGAAGAAGAAACCCCTTTTCCTTGGATGAATGAGATTATGGACTTACCCAAAGAGAAGAATTTCTTTGAGACGCGGGTGACGGAATATCAAACAGGTTTTGGACTTGAGTGGTGA
- a CDS encoding YdcF family protein encodes MGDVSIISEWNLTLARLLKEFTFDAGLPTIILFIACIMLWFCIFKKVVKLLFTFASLFIIILCYKETPKILLSPLLTQSERNKQENISEIFNKSLVDNPLPNCVKEVAGIVVLGSGIYQKNIPSSVAQTRLMGLSHLIKNSGYESVWSKHKLPIVFSGGKTNINVGQSEAEAMKNFASYTYGYDINNFSLIAEKESKNTYQNALFTKEIFEKKKYGKKIILLTSSQQMFRAKRVFRKQGFEVCPVPVATLEGYGEGVFNFANAAKSVSILNEYFGVVGYALKGWLSL; translated from the coding sequence ATGGGTGATGTCTCTATTATTTCTGAATGGAATTTAACCCTCGCTAGGTTACTTAAAGAATTTACTTTTGATGCCGGTTTACCAACAATTATATTATTTATTGCCTGCATTATGTTGTGGTTTTGCATATTTAAAAAAGTTGTTAAATTATTGTTTACGTTTGCAAGTCTTTTTATTATCATATTATGTTATAAGGAAACACCAAAGATTTTATTATCCCCATTATTAACTCAATCAGAAAGAAATAAACAAGAAAATATAAGTGAAATTTTTAATAAAAGTCTAGTTGATAATCCTTTGCCTAACTGTGTAAAAGAAGTTGCAGGAATCGTTGTGTTAGGTTCAGGAATATATCAGAAAAATATTCCGAGTTCCGTTGCGCAAACCCGTTTAATGGGACTCAGTCATTTAATAAAAAACTCTGGATATGAAAGTGTATGGAGCAAACATAAGTTGCCTATTGTCTTTTCGGGTGGAAAAACCAATATAAATGTTGGGCAAAGTGAAGCAGAAGCTATGAAAAACTTTGCTTCATATACTTATGGATATGATATAAACAATTTTAGTTTAATCGCAGAAAAAGAAAGTAAAAATACATATCAGAATGCTTTGTTCACCAAGGAAATATTTGAAAAAAAGAAATATGGTAAAAAAATAATATTACTGACAAGCTCACAGCAAATGTTTCGCGCTAAAAGAGTTTTTAGAAAACAGGGATTTGAAGTCTGCCCAGTTCCAGTCGCTACCTTAGAAGGGTATGGTGAAGGTGTCTTTAACTTTGCCAATGCAGCAAAATCTGTATCTATTTTAAATGAATATTTTGGCGTGGTTGGCTATGCCTTAAAAGGTTGGCTTTCACTCTGA
- the accC gene encoding acetyl-CoA carboxylase biotin carboxylase subunit: MKKILIANRGEIAVRIIRACRELGIKSVAIYSQADAHSLHAKLADESICIGPAESKKSYLHIPAIIAAAEVSGADAIHPGYGFLSENASFAEICRKCNITFIGPTPEQMRQLGEKVAARDVARKAGLPFLPGSKSAIENIEVAKKSAKEIGFPVILKASGGGGGRGMKIVHKIEDLEKAYLTCRQEASAAFGNSEVYLEKYLENPRHVEIQIMADKQGNIVHLGERDCSVQRRHQKVIEEAPCNLLNESERNRIGAYAVALAKEVGYHGAGTVEFLMDDDKNVYFMEMNTRIQVEHPVTEQITGIDLVRTQILVAMGESLPFTQKDIKIRGHSIECRINAEDPKSFAPWPGKITAYSSPGGLGVRVDGFVYHGYTVVPYYDSMLTKLIVTADTRELAIKKMECALQEFIVDGIRTNIPFHLEVLKHPDFMQGKHSTRFLERAGFVK; this comes from the coding sequence ATGAAAAAAATTCTTATCGCCAATCGCGGTGAAATCGCAGTGCGTATTATTCGCGCTTGTCGAGAACTCGGTATTAAAAGCGTAGCTATTTATTCACAGGCAGATGCGCACAGCTTACACGCAAAGTTAGCTGATGAAAGTATTTGTATTGGACCTGCAGAGAGTAAGAAAAGTTATTTACATATTCCTGCTATAATTGCAGCCGCTGAAGTCAGTGGAGCTGACGCAATTCATCCGGGCTATGGATTTCTCTCAGAAAATGCAAGTTTTGCTGAAATATGTAGAAAATGTAATATTACATTTATAGGCCCAACTCCTGAGCAAATGCGCCAATTGGGTGAAAAAGTGGCAGCACGTGATGTTGCGCGCAAGGCTGGCTTACCATTTTTACCAGGATCAAAGTCAGCGATTGAAAATATAGAAGTAGCTAAAAAATCTGCAAAAGAAATCGGTTTCCCCGTTATTTTAAAAGCCAGTGGGGGTGGTGGTGGACGAGGTATGAAAATCGTTCACAAAATCGAAGATCTGGAAAAGGCCTATTTAACTTGTCGCCAAGAGGCTTCAGCTGCATTTGGCAATTCTGAAGTTTATCTTGAAAAGTATCTTGAAAATCCACGCCATGTAGAAATTCAAATTATGGCGGATAAACAAGGTAATATCGTTCACCTGGGTGAAAGAGATTGCAGTGTTCAACGTCGTCATCAAAAAGTGATAGAAGAAGCTCCTTGTAATTTATTAAATGAATCAGAGCGCAATCGCATAGGTGCCTATGCAGTTGCACTTGCAAAAGAAGTTGGCTACCACGGAGCAGGAACAGTTGAATTTCTTATGGATGACGATAAAAACGTCTATTTCATGGAAATGAATACACGCATTCAGGTGGAACACCCAGTCACAGAACAGATTACAGGTATTGACTTAGTCAGAACCCAAATCCTTGTGGCAATGGGAGAGTCGCTTCCCTTTACACAAAAGGACATAAAAATCCGCGGTCACTCCATCGAATGTCGTATAAACGCCGAAGACCCAAAGAGTTTTGCACCTTGGCCAGGTAAAATCACAGCCTATTCGAGTCCGGGCGGACTGGGAGTTCGAGTGGATGGATTTGTCTATCATGGATACACTGTAGTTCCTTATTATGATTCCATGCTGACCAAGCTCATAGTAACTGCTGACACCCGTGAACTGGCAATTAAGAAAATGGAATGCGCACTGCAAGAATTTATAGTTGATGGTATTCGTACCAATATCCCATTTCATTTAGAAGTATTAAAACATCCAGATTTTATGCAAGGAAAACACTCAACCCGTTTCTTAGAAAGAGCTGGATTCGTTAAATAA
- a CDS encoding ribonucleoside-diphosphate reductase subunit alpha, translating to MISADTLRYPITVSQLLFCEDLRQMCGYALYAIHLYGILKRFPCFRKDNALYHQEKYFMAKNSYKPFHPKVNLTNLNFSTVDFNSTLQNIILNVRPLIEQGREYSYIAASLLSEDLRIEVLKTIGLEASLSELPEQEKLYPTLSEYVKYGTEHGQLSPRLRELDLEFLNTCIRHERNYLFDYLGAHTLYDRYLLHKQGQRYETFQHFWMRVAMGVALAEENAAAATKCAAEFYEVISQMLYVPSTPTLFNSGTKHSQMSSCFLTTTQDDLLDIYRQYSDNAMLSKYAGGLGNDWSNIRASGSWIKGTNGRSQGVIPFIKVQDSSTIAVNQGGKRKGAVCAFLETWHLDIEDFLELRKNTGDERRRTHDMNTANWVPDLFLERVEQNAEWTLFCPSEVKDLHDTYGENFKKLYENYERMAERGELQNFRKISAVQLWRKILTMIFETGHPWVTFKDPCNLRSAQRHIGVVHSSNLCTEITLNTNAEETAVCNLGSINLKAVFQSENPAKTLAHAVSVGMRMLDNVITENFYPIKSAETANHRHRPVGMGFMGFQDVLYMKKIPYSKPEAMWLSEKITEYISFHAIKASANLAQERGSYSSYPGSTWSKGKVPKDTVCELGAHVNYPVAPTEYKDENGELRACSEILGADGFTENLNWDEVRTQIAQGMRNSLCLAVAPTATISNISNCTQSIEPTYKNLYVKSNMGGDYTIINEYLIDDLKELGLWNSELSRELKRADGDLNTLNIPEDIKELYKTAFDIEPEQLIRCAALRQIYIDQSMSLNLYMSAPSGRKIDEMYRYAWHCGLKTTYYLRTKAATGVEKSSLSSRKNEIKLPVEAKACSIDNPECESCQ from the coding sequence ATGATAAGTGCAGACACTCTACGTTATCCAATTACGGTGTCGCAACTCCTCTTTTGTGAAGATTTGCGGCAGATGTGTGGTTATGCTCTTTATGCCATTCATTTGTATGGTATACTTAAACGCTTCCCATGTTTCAGAAAAGACAATGCTTTGTACCACCAGGAGAAATATTTCATGGCAAAGAACTCTTATAAACCTTTTCACCCGAAGGTAAATCTCACAAATCTCAATTTTTCCACGGTTGATTTCAACTCAACTTTGCAAAATATTATTTTGAATGTGAGACCGCTCATAGAACAAGGAAGAGAGTATTCTTATATCGCAGCCTCCTTACTTTCAGAAGATTTACGTATAGAGGTTTTAAAAACAATTGGTTTGGAAGCTTCTCTCAGTGAATTGCCAGAACAGGAAAAGCTTTATCCGACATTGTCTGAGTATGTAAAATACGGAACAGAGCATGGACAACTTTCCCCAAGATTGCGCGAACTTGATCTCGAGTTCTTAAATACTTGTATTCGCCATGAAAGAAATTATTTATTTGATTATCTAGGTGCACATACACTTTATGATCGTTATTTATTGCATAAACAAGGACAGCGGTACGAAACTTTTCAACATTTTTGGATGCGTGTTGCTATGGGGGTTGCGCTTGCTGAGGAAAATGCAGCAGCTGCAACGAAATGTGCCGCAGAGTTTTATGAAGTCATTTCGCAAATGTTATACGTTCCAAGTACGCCGACATTATTTAATTCAGGTACGAAACATTCGCAAATGTCATCTTGTTTCTTAACTACAACACAAGATGATCTTCTCGATATTTATCGCCAGTACTCAGACAATGCAATGCTCTCAAAATATGCAGGTGGACTTGGCAACGACTGGTCAAATATCCGTGCAAGTGGAAGCTGGATAAAAGGAACAAATGGCCGCTCACAAGGTGTTATACCATTTATTAAAGTGCAAGATTCTTCTACTATTGCAGTAAACCAAGGTGGAAAAAGAAAAGGTGCTGTCTGTGCATTTTTAGAAACGTGGCATTTAGATATTGAAGATTTCCTCGAATTGCGTAAAAATACCGGTGATGAACGTCGTCGTACCCATGACATGAACACAGCAAACTGGGTTCCAGATTTATTTTTAGAACGAGTAGAGCAAAATGCAGAGTGGACTTTATTTTGCCCATCTGAAGTAAAAGATCTACATGATACATACGGTGAAAACTTTAAAAAATTGTATGAAAATTATGAAAGAATGGCAGAGCGTGGAGAATTACAAAACTTCCGCAAGATTTCTGCCGTACAATTGTGGCGTAAAATTCTCACAATGATTTTTGAAACAGGCCATCCATGGGTGACCTTTAAAGATCCTTGTAATTTAAGAAGTGCACAACGTCATATAGGTGTTGTCCACAGCAGCAATCTCTGTACAGAAATCACATTAAATACCAATGCCGAAGAAACAGCGGTCTGTAATTTAGGTTCCATAAACTTAAAAGCCGTCTTTCAATCCGAAAATCCAGCAAAAACATTAGCACATGCTGTGAGTGTTGGAATGCGGATGTTAGACAACGTGATCACAGAAAACTTTTATCCAATTAAATCTGCAGAAACAGCAAATCATAGACATCGCCCTGTTGGGATGGGTTTTATGGGTTTTCAAGACGTTCTTTATATGAAGAAAATTCCATATTCGAAGCCTGAAGCAATGTGGTTATCTGAAAAAATCACAGAATATATCAGTTTTCATGCAATTAAGGCCTCAGCAAATTTAGCGCAAGAACGCGGTTCATACAGCTCTTACCCAGGATCCACTTGGTCAAAAGGAAAAGTGCCAAAAGACACAGTGTGTGAATTGGGAGCGCACGTGAATTATCCTGTTGCCCCAACAGAATATAAAGATGAAAATGGTGAACTGAGAGCATGCTCAGAAATTTTAGGTGCAGATGGCTTTACAGAAAATCTGAACTGGGACGAAGTGCGCACACAAATTGCGCAGGGAATGCGTAATAGTTTGTGTTTAGCAGTGGCTCCAACTGCAACTATTTCAAATATATCGAATTGTACACAGTCTATAGAGCCAACATATAAAAATTTATATGTGAAAAGTAATATGGGTGGAGATTATACAATCATCAATGAGTATTTAATTGATGATTTAAAAGAACTTGGTCTATGGAATTCTGAATTATCTCGTGAATTAAAGAGAGCTGATGGTGATTTAAATACCTTAAATATTCCAGAAGATATAAAAGAACTTTATAAAACTGCATTTGACATAGAGCCAGAACAACTTATTCGTTGTGCTGCACTGAGACAAATATATATCGATCAATCCATGAGCTTAAACCTTTATATGTCTGCACCTAGTGGTAGAAAAATAGATGAAATGTATCGCTATGCATGGCACTGCGGCTTAAAGACAACTTATTATTTAAGAACAAAAGCTGCAACAGGAGTTGAAAAATCAAGTCTTTCATCCAGAAAAAATGAAATTAAATTGCCGGTAGAGGCAAAAGCATGTTCCATTGACAATCCTGAATGCGAATCTTGTCAATAA
- the acpS gene encoding holo-ACP synthase, with protein MTKKILIGNDLVNIPRFERSLLVGNFIQKIFHPDEILYCEKKVAQKSASYAARYAAKEAFAKALGTGLYAQGVSFLDIWIGNEESGRPFLNINDNIKAKLMKQNIDDYDVSLSHHIDYAMATVILFKN; from the coding sequence ATGACAAAAAAAATTCTTATTGGTAACGATCTTGTAAATATTCCTCGCTTTGAGCGCTCGCTCCTTGTGGGAAACTTTATACAAAAAATCTTTCACCCCGATGAAATCCTTTATTGCGAGAAAAAAGTCGCTCAAAAATCAGCTTCTTATGCCGCGCGTTACGCAGCCAAAGAAGCTTTTGCCAAAGCGCTGGGCACTGGTCTTTATGCGCAAGGTGTTTCTTTTTTAGATATTTGGATAGGTAATGAAGAGAGTGGAAGGCCATTTCTCAATATAAATGATAATATTAAAGCTAAATTAATGAAACAAAATATAGATGATTATGATGTCTCACTAAGCCATCACATAGATTATGCAATGGCCACAGTTATTCTTTTTAAAAATTAA